One genomic window of Streptomonospora nanhaiensis includes the following:
- a CDS encoding phosphoketolase family protein, which produces MTHTTTTTGLATVPALSDLELRRVDRYWRAANYLSVGQIYLLANPLLREPLRPEHIKPRLLGHWGTTPGLNFVYAHLSRQVRRRGTEMMWIVGPGHGGPAAVATAWLDGTYSEVYPEITRDAEGMRRLFRQFSFPGGVPSHVAPETPGSIHEGGELGYALSHAYGAAFDNPDLVVAAVVGDGEAETGPLAGSWMAHRFADPRRDGAVLPILHLNGYKIAGPTVLARMPEGDLVAMLEGFGHRPYIVSGDDPATMHQHMAHALDRCLDDIAAIRRRARSGGGPDGDRRHIEARWPMIVLRSPKGWTGPGEVDGIPVENTWRAHQVPLSEVRANPAHRRQLEEWLRSYRPEELFDERGAPMAETTAVVPAGDRRISASPHANGGLLLKDLTLPDFRDYAVDVERPGSAATEATRVLGGYLRDVMRRNPRTFRIMGPDETASNRLGAVFEATGRAWDMARLPTDDGVAPDGRVMEALSEHLCQGWLEGYLLTGRHGLFNSYEAFIHIVDSMFNQHAKWLKVSRALPWRRPVASLNYLLSSHVWRQDHNGFSHQDPGFIDHVVNKKPEIIRVYLPPDTNTLLSVADHCLRSRDYVNVVIAGKQPNLDYLTMDEAIAHNTRGLGIWEWASTDAGVEPDVVLACAGDVPTAETLAAAKLLREHLPELRVRVVNVVDLMRLQPAEEHPHGLPHSAFDALFTVDKPVIFAFHGYPWLIHRLTYRRNGHANLHVRGYKEEGTTTTPFDMVMLNDLDRFHLVMDVIDHVPGLDVRAAHLRQRMQNERLRCRAYTREHGDDAPDIREWRWTP; this is translated from the coding sequence ATGACGCACACCACCACCACGACCGGCCTCGCGACCGTGCCGGCGCTCAGCGACCTCGAACTGCGGCGGGTGGACCGGTACTGGCGGGCCGCCAACTACCTCTCCGTCGGGCAGATCTACCTGCTGGCCAACCCGCTGCTGCGCGAACCCCTCCGGCCCGAGCACATCAAGCCCCGGCTGCTCGGCCACTGGGGCACCACCCCGGGACTGAACTTCGTCTACGCCCACCTCTCCCGGCAGGTGCGGCGGCGCGGCACGGAGATGATGTGGATCGTGGGCCCCGGGCACGGCGGGCCCGCCGCCGTGGCCACCGCGTGGCTGGACGGCACCTACTCCGAGGTCTACCCCGAGATCACCCGGGACGCCGAAGGCATGCGGCGGCTGTTCCGGCAGTTCTCCTTCCCCGGCGGCGTGCCCAGCCACGTCGCGCCCGAGACCCCCGGCTCCATCCACGAGGGCGGCGAACTCGGCTACGCCCTCTCCCACGCCTACGGGGCCGCCTTCGACAACCCCGACCTGGTCGTGGCGGCGGTCGTGGGCGACGGGGAGGCCGAGACCGGCCCGCTGGCCGGAAGCTGGATGGCCCACCGCTTCGCCGACCCCCGCCGCGACGGCGCCGTGCTGCCGATCCTGCACCTCAACGGCTACAAGATCGCCGGCCCCACCGTGCTCGCCCGCATGCCCGAAGGCGACCTCGTGGCGATGCTTGAGGGCTTCGGCCACCGGCCCTACATCGTCTCCGGCGACGACCCCGCCACCATGCACCAGCACATGGCCCACGCCCTGGACCGCTGCCTGGACGACATCGCCGCCATCCGGCGGCGCGCCCGCTCCGGGGGCGGCCCCGACGGCGACCGCCGGCACATCGAGGCGCGCTGGCCGATGATCGTGCTGCGCAGCCCCAAGGGCTGGACCGGACCCGGCGAGGTCGACGGCATCCCTGTGGAGAACACCTGGCGCGCCCACCAGGTACCGCTCTCCGAGGTGCGCGCCAACCCCGCCCACCGGCGCCAACTGGAGGAGTGGCTGCGCTCCTACCGCCCCGAGGAGCTGTTCGACGAGCGCGGCGCGCCCATGGCCGAGACCACGGCCGTCGTACCCGCCGGCGACCGCCGCATCAGCGCCAGCCCGCACGCCAACGGCGGCCTGCTGCTCAAGGACCTCACCCTGCCCGACTTCCGCGACTACGCCGTCGACGTGGAGCGCCCGGGCTCGGCCGCCACCGAGGCCACGCGCGTGCTCGGCGGCTACCTGCGCGACGTCATGCGGCGCAACCCCCGCACGTTCCGCATCATGGGCCCCGACGAGACCGCCTCCAACCGGCTGGGCGCCGTCTTCGAGGCCACCGGCCGCGCCTGGGACATGGCCCGGCTGCCCACCGACGACGGCGTGGCCCCCGACGGCCGGGTGATGGAGGCCCTCAGCGAGCACCTGTGCCAGGGCTGGCTGGAGGGCTACCTGCTCACCGGCCGCCACGGCCTGTTCAACAGCTACGAGGCGTTCATCCACATCGTGGACTCGATGTTCAACCAGCACGCCAAGTGGCTCAAGGTCTCGCGCGCGCTGCCCTGGCGCCGCCCCGTCGCCTCGCTGAACTACCTGCTCAGCTCGCACGTGTGGCGCCAGGACCACAACGGGTTCAGCCACCAGGACCCCGGCTTCATCGACCACGTGGTCAACAAGAAGCCGGAGATCATCCGCGTCTACCTGCCGCCGGACACCAACACCCTGCTGTCGGTGGCCGACCACTGCCTGCGCTCCCGCGACTACGTCAACGTGGTGATCGCCGGCAAGCAGCCCAACCTCGACTACCTGACCATGGACGAGGCCATCGCGCACAACACCCGCGGCCTGGGCATCTGGGAGTGGGCCAGCACCGACGCCGGCGTGGAGCCCGACGTGGTCCTGGCCTGCGCCGGGGACGTGCCCACGGCCGAGACCCTGGCCGCGGCCAAGCTGCTGCGCGAGCACCTGCCCGAGCTGCGGGTGCGGGTGGTCAACGTCGTGGACCTCATGCGCCTGCAGCCCGCCGAGGAGCACCCGCACGGGCTGCCGCACAGCGCCTTCGACGCGCTGTTCACCGTCGACAAGCCGGTGATCTTCGCCTTCCACGGCTACCCGTGGCTGATCCACCGGCTGACCTACCGCCGCAACGGCCACGCCAACCTGCACGTGCGCGGCTACAAGGAGGAGGGCACCACCACGACCCCCTTCGACATGGTGATGCTCAACGACCTCGACCGCTTCCACCTGGTCATGGACGTCATCGACCACGTCCCCGGGCTGGACGTGCGGGCCGCGCACCTGCGCCAGCGCATGCAGAACGAGCGGCTGCGCTGCCGCGCCTACACCCGCGAGCACGGCGACGACGCGCCCGACATCCGCGAATGGCGCTGGACGCCCTGA
- a CDS encoding pectate lyase family protein, which yields MRTNSEKTLTRRSLGAFVALGAGAVLIAGTLATPASAQAVGSPEGWASMNGGTTGGAGGATVTVSSAGALVDAMASDGPLTIQVQGTIELDGMNDVTSDKTVIGLDGAEITGGGLDIDDAHNVIVQNIAFSDWGDDAINVQDGSTNVWIDHNSFTNGNDGAVDVKRESDYVTISWNHVFDHEKSMLLGHSDGHTADRGNLRVTYHHNYFDGSDSRHPRVRFGDGVHVYNNYYRDNAEYGVASTMDAGVLVENNYFENVDNPTHVGYADSDPGRIEARGNVLDGSGALETAGSVPEPPYSYDLDNAANVPGIVSGGAGPTL from the coding sequence ATGCGTACGAACAGCGAGAAAACCCTTACCCGCCGGTCCCTCGGCGCCTTCGTCGCCCTCGGCGCGGGCGCCGTGCTCATCGCGGGCACGCTGGCCACCCCCGCCTCCGCGCAGGCCGTGGGCTCGCCCGAGGGCTGGGCGAGCATGAACGGCGGCACGACCGGCGGCGCCGGCGGCGCCACCGTGACCGTCAGCAGCGCCGGCGCCCTGGTCGACGCCATGGCCAGCGACGGCCCCCTGACGATCCAGGTGCAGGGCACCATCGAACTCGACGGCATGAACGACGTCACCAGCGACAAGACCGTGATCGGCCTCGACGGCGCCGAGATCACCGGCGGCGGCCTGGACATCGACGACGCCCACAACGTCATCGTGCAGAACATCGCGTTCTCCGACTGGGGCGACGACGCCATCAACGTCCAGGACGGGTCCACCAACGTCTGGATCGACCACAACAGCTTCACCAACGGCAACGACGGCGCCGTGGACGTCAAGCGGGAGTCCGACTACGTGACGATCTCGTGGAACCACGTCTTCGACCACGAGAAGTCCATGCTGCTGGGCCACTCCGACGGCCACACCGCCGACCGGGGCAACCTGCGGGTGACCTACCACCACAACTACTTCGACGGCTCGGACAGCCGCCACCCGCGCGTGCGGTTCGGCGACGGCGTGCACGTCTACAACAACTACTACCGCGACAACGCCGAGTACGGCGTGGCCTCCACCATGGACGCCGGCGTGCTGGTCGAGAACAACTACTTCGAGAACGTCGACAACCCCACCCACGTGGGCTACGCCGACTCCGACCCCGGCCGCATCGAGGCCCGAGGCAACGTCCTGGACGGCTCCGGCGCGCTGGAGACCGCCGGCTCCGTCCCCGAGCCGCCCTACTCCTACGACCTGGACAACGCCGCGAACGTCCCCGGCATCGTCTCGGGCGGGGCGGGCCCGACCCTGTAG
- a CDS encoding TetR/AcrR family transcriptional regulator, protein METRAPAREPQQRRSRATRQRLLEAAVECLAETGVSASTLGAVAERAGVSRGAAQHHFGTREHLLTEALRYMSGARLAELRRCGARLPEGPGRIEAAVEMLVATYNGTEFDAAVQLWAAAAGDPALREHVLPLEEHVGREAHRVAVELLGADESRPGVRETVQATLDLARGLGLADLLTDDSARRGRIVRQWARMVAKELGEPG, encoded by the coding sequence ATGGAGACCAGGGCACCGGCCAGAGAGCCGCAGCAGCGGCGCAGCCGCGCCACCCGACAGCGGCTGCTGGAGGCGGCCGTGGAGTGCCTGGCCGAGACCGGCGTGAGCGCCAGCACGCTGGGCGCGGTGGCCGAGCGCGCCGGGGTCTCGCGCGGCGCGGCCCAGCACCACTTCGGCACCCGCGAGCACCTGCTCACCGAGGCGCTGCGCTACATGAGCGGCGCGCGGCTGGCGGAGCTGCGCCGGTGCGGGGCCCGCCTGCCCGAGGGGCCGGGCCGGATCGAGGCCGCCGTGGAGATGCTGGTCGCCACCTACAACGGCACCGAGTTCGACGCCGCCGTGCAGCTGTGGGCCGCGGCGGCGGGCGACCCCGCGCTGCGCGAGCACGTGCTGCCGCTGGAGGAGCACGTCGGCCGCGAGGCGCACCGGGTGGCGGTGGAGCTGCTGGGCGCCGACGAGTCGCGGCCCGGCGTGCGCGAGACCGTGCAGGCCACTTTGGACCTCGCGCGCGGACTGGGCCTGGCCGACCTGCTCACCGACGACAGCGCCCGGCGCGGGCGCATCGTGCGGCAGTGGGCGCGAATGGTGGCCAAGGAGCTGGGGGAGCCGGGGTAG
- a CDS encoding Lrp/AsnC family transcriptional regulator: protein MADGQWQDTDRREGAAEAERRRPPRFAAGGDDPDRPRARGARLPDAVDEIIIGALAEDARTGITEIAAMANVSRATAYNRIKRLTDEGVIRGYSVVTDHARMGLGVTALVLISGSQPDWRANREILSSYPEIEYCWYVVGSADIVLLVRVADTNQLRDLILTRLQALPGVTATQTLTVIDEVVHRPVVRPAN from the coding sequence ATGGCCGACGGGCAGTGGCAGGACACCGACCGCAGAGAGGGCGCGGCCGAGGCCGAGCGCCGGAGGCCGCCGCGCTTTGCGGCAGGCGGCGACGACCCCGACCGCCCGCGCGCCCGCGGCGCGCGGCTGCCCGACGCCGTGGACGAGATCATCATCGGCGCACTGGCCGAGGACGCCCGCACCGGCATCACCGAGATCGCGGCCATGGCCAACGTCTCGCGCGCCACCGCCTACAACCGCATCAAGCGCCTGACCGACGAGGGCGTCATCCGCGGCTACTCGGTGGTCACCGACCACGCGCGCATGGGGCTGGGGGTCACCGCGCTGGTGCTGATCTCGGGCAGCCAGCCCGACTGGCGGGCCAACCGCGAGATCCTGTCGTCCTACCCCGAGATCGAGTACTGCTGGTACGTGGTGGGCTCGGCCGACATCGTGCTGCTGGTCCGCGTGGCCGACACCAACCAGCTGCGCGACCTCATCCTCACCCGGCTCCAGGCGCTGCCGGGCGTCACCGCCACCCAGACGCTGACCGTCATCGACGAGGTCGTGCACCGCCCCGTCGTGCGCCCCGCCAACTGA
- a CDS encoding thiamine pyrophosphate-dependent enzyme — MPTREPPAPRLHRAGPLPADLARRLYRLMLTARMLDTEAIALQRQGVFPAYVSLRGQEAAQVGSAAAMDPERDFAFPTYREMAVALTLGVDMVGYLASHRALWHGGLYNPLTSRFAPINAVVGGPVPHAVGWALGERLAGRTGVAVSYFGDGASSEGDVHEAMNLAGVLNAPVVFVCQNNRWALSVPNERQIAGGSVAARAAGYGMPGVTVDGDDLAAVHEATRTALERARAGGGPTLIEALTYRANPHSTSDDTSRYRDPAEERAWADRDPLLRARAAMEASGAADAAFFAAAEAECRAAAERIRDGVSAAPEPPGTDLFDHVFREPAPHLAAQRRVWEEEVR; from the coding sequence ATGCCGACCCGCGAGCCGCCCGCCCCCCGCCTCCACCGCGCCGGGCCCCTGCCCGCCGACCTGGCGCGCCGCCTGTACCGGCTGATGCTGACCGCCCGCATGCTCGACACCGAGGCCATCGCCCTCCAGCGCCAGGGCGTCTTCCCCGCCTACGTGTCGCTGCGCGGCCAGGAGGCCGCCCAGGTCGGCAGCGCCGCCGCCATGGACCCCGAGCGCGACTTCGCGTTCCCCACCTACCGCGAGATGGCGGTGGCCCTCACCCTGGGCGTGGACATGGTCGGCTACCTGGCCAGCCACCGGGCGCTGTGGCACGGCGGCCTCTACAACCCCCTGACCTCGCGGTTCGCGCCGATCAACGCCGTGGTGGGCGGTCCGGTGCCGCACGCCGTGGGGTGGGCGCTGGGCGAGCGGCTGGCCGGGCGCACCGGGGTGGCGGTGTCCTACTTCGGCGACGGCGCCAGCTCCGAGGGCGACGTCCACGAGGCCATGAACCTGGCCGGCGTGCTGAACGCGCCGGTGGTGTTCGTCTGCCAGAACAACCGGTGGGCGCTGTCGGTGCCCAACGAGCGCCAGATCGCGGGCGGCTCGGTGGCCGCGCGCGCCGCCGGCTACGGCATGCCCGGGGTCACGGTCGACGGCGACGACCTCGCCGCCGTCCACGAGGCCACGCGCACCGCCCTGGAGCGCGCCCGCGCGGGCGGCGGGCCCACCCTCATCGAGGCGCTGACCTACCGCGCCAACCCGCACTCCACGTCCGACGACACCTCCCGCTACCGCGACCCCGCCGAGGAGCGGGCGTGGGCCGACCGCGACCCGCTGCTGCGCGCCCGCGCGGCGATGGAGGCCTCCGGCGCCGCCGACGCCGCGTTCTTCGCCGCGGCCGAGGCCGAGTGCCGCGCCGCCGCCGAGCGGATCCGCGACGGTGTCAGCGCCGCGCCCGAGCCTCCGGGCACCGACCTGTTCGACCACGTCTTCCGCGAGCCCGCGCCGCACCTGGCCGCCCAGCGGCGGGTGTGGGAGGAGGAGGTCCGATGA
- a CDS encoding alpha-ketoacid dehydrogenase subunit beta encodes MRDALNRALDTALAEDPATLVFGEDVGRLGGVFRVTDGLQRRHGADRVFDTPIAESGIVGLAVGLAMNGWRPVPEIQFDGFAYPAVDQIVNQMARMHYRSRGAAPMPITLRVPSFGGIQAPEHHGESLEALFAHVPGLRVAAPADPLDAYHLLLQSIRCEDPVVFLEPKARYWDRAPLPEDGWAAAPAPPMGAGRVVRAGRHATLVAWGAMVRRCLRAAELAAEDGVDLEVVDLRWLKPLDADTVAASAARTRRAVVVHEAPLTAGLGGEVAALITERAFRDLAAPVQRVTGFDVPYPAGPLEPQYLPTVDRILFAVQRTLEY; translated from the coding sequence ATGCGCGACGCGCTGAACCGCGCGCTGGACACCGCGCTGGCCGAGGACCCCGCGACCCTGGTGTTCGGCGAGGACGTCGGCCGCCTGGGCGGGGTCTTCCGCGTCACCGACGGCCTCCAGCGCCGCCACGGCGCCGACCGGGTGTTCGACACCCCCATCGCCGAGTCGGGGATCGTGGGCCTGGCGGTGGGCCTGGCCATGAACGGGTGGCGGCCCGTGCCCGAGATCCAGTTCGACGGGTTCGCCTATCCGGCGGTCGACCAGATCGTCAACCAGATGGCGCGCATGCACTACCGCTCGCGCGGCGCCGCCCCGATGCCCATCACGCTGCGGGTGCCCAGCTTCGGCGGCATCCAGGCGCCCGAGCACCACGGCGAGAGCCTGGAGGCGCTGTTCGCCCACGTGCCCGGGCTGCGGGTGGCCGCGCCCGCCGACCCGCTGGACGCCTACCACCTGCTGCTGCAGTCGATCCGCTGCGAGGACCCGGTGGTGTTCCTGGAGCCCAAGGCCCGCTACTGGGACCGCGCGCCCCTGCCCGAGGACGGATGGGCGGCGGCGCCGGCGCCGCCGATGGGCGCCGGCCGCGTGGTGCGTGCGGGCCGCCACGCCACGCTGGTGGCCTGGGGCGCGATGGTGCGCCGTTGCCTGCGGGCGGCCGAACTGGCGGCCGAGGACGGCGTGGACCTGGAGGTGGTGGACCTGCGCTGGCTCAAGCCGCTGGACGCCGACACGGTCGCGGCCTCGGCGGCCCGCACCCGCCGCGCCGTGGTGGTGCACGAGGCCCCGCTGACCGCCGGCCTCGGCGGCGAGGTCGCCGCGCTGATCACCGAGCGCGCCTTCCGCGACCTCGCCGCGCCGGTGCAGCGGGTCACAGGCTTCGACGTCCCCTACCCGGCCGGCCCGCTGGAGCCCCAGTACCTGCCCACCGTCGACCGCATCCTGTTCGCGGTCCAGCGCACCCTGGAGTACTGA
- a CDS encoding biotin/lipoyl-containing protein, with protein MSENAPARESTFHLPDLGEGLVEATVLEWLVAPGDRIARNDPLVEVETTKSAAEIPSPATGVVARLHAEAGAVVAVGAPLVTFEVDPEPGGGAPGIVGTVPAEEPTRRRVRLRPPRE; from the coding sequence ATGAGCGAGAACGCCCCCGCGCGGGAGTCCACGTTCCACCTGCCCGACCTGGGCGAGGGCCTGGTCGAGGCCACGGTGCTGGAGTGGCTGGTGGCGCCGGGCGACCGGATCGCCCGCAACGACCCCCTGGTGGAGGTCGAGACCACCAAGTCGGCGGCGGAGATCCCCTCGCCGGCCACCGGCGTGGTGGCGCGGCTGCACGCCGAGGCGGGCGCGGTGGTGGCGGTCGGTGCCCCGCTGGTGACCTTCGAGGTGGACCCCGAACCCGGCGGCGGCGCGCCCGGGATCGTGGGCACCGTCCCGGCCGAGGAGCCGACACGGCGGCGGGTGCGGCTGCGCCCGCCGCGGGAGTGA
- a CDS encoding alpha/beta fold hydrolase: MTPSVLPGEVPLAYTAVPGAGTPVLLVHGFGSDFELNWERTGWVRALAGRPLIGCDLRGHGRSGKPHDPAAYTPEAMAGDLVRLLDAVGAERADVVGYSMGARLAWELALAHPGRVRRAVLGGFGPADAFAGADLDRLGADANSPFGRVFRAGAALPGADTAALEACARGQAAHPFRPDPAPRGVPLLFAAGDRDDLAAGAPVLAARTGGTLARVPGRDHRTAVAAQAMKRAAAQFLAAGPEPADEGTGGASGAGEGAARTA, encoded by the coding sequence ATGACCCCAAGCGTCCTGCCCGGCGAGGTTCCGCTGGCCTACACCGCCGTACCCGGCGCGGGGACCCCCGTGCTGCTGGTGCACGGGTTCGGCTCTGACTTCGAACTGAACTGGGAGCGCACGGGGTGGGTGCGCGCGCTGGCGGGCCGCCCCCTGATCGGCTGCGACCTGCGCGGGCACGGCCGCAGCGGCAAACCGCACGACCCGGCCGCCTACACCCCCGAGGCGATGGCGGGGGACCTGGTGCGGCTGCTGGACGCGGTCGGCGCCGAGCGGGCCGACGTCGTGGGCTACTCCATGGGCGCCCGCCTGGCCTGGGAGCTGGCGCTGGCGCACCCCGGCCGGGTGCGGCGGGCGGTGCTGGGCGGGTTCGGTCCGGCCGACGCGTTCGCCGGCGCCGACCTGGACCGCCTGGGCGCCGACGCCAACTCCCCCTTCGGCCGGGTGTTCCGCGCGGGCGCGGCCCTGCCGGGCGCCGACACCGCGGCGCTGGAGGCGTGCGCGCGGGGGCAGGCCGCGCACCCGTTCCGGCCCGACCCCGCCCCGCGCGGGGTGCCGCTGCTGTTCGCGGCCGGCGACCGCGACGACCTCGCGGCCGGCGCGCCGGTCCTGGCCGCGCGCACCGGGGGCACGCTGGCGCGGGTGCCCGGCCGCGACCACCGCACGGCGGTGGCGGCCCAGGCCATGAAGAGGGCGGCCGCGCAGTTCCTGGCGGCCGGGCCGGAGCCGGCCGACGAGGGGACCGGCGGCGCCTCGGGCGCCGGCGAGGGGGCCGCCCGCACGGCCTGA
- a CDS encoding BMP family lipoprotein translates to MKRKHAVKLAAATAVGVLTLAMTACDSPEGENAGGDGGEGGGSDEIRVGLAYDVGGRGDRSFNDSAYRGLQRVQEELGISADDVQDFEPSEDESDVDKEERLKNMADQGFNVIIGVGYAYTEPMRNVASDEAYSDVHFAIVDSEIEDLDNVTSLVFTEEQASFLAGAAAALKSEEDHIGFVGGVENPLIKKFEAGYVAGAREINPDIEIEISYISQPPDMSGFSDPATGRSTAEGQFDSGADVVYHAAGASGNGVLEAAAEAERLFIGVDSDQYQTAPEDQREFVLTSAIKQVDTAVFEFVQSVQEGEEQSGIQRFDLESGGVDYSTSNEEEISDIQDRLDELKQQIIDGEIEVPTEP, encoded by the coding sequence GTGAAGCGCAAGCATGCCGTCAAGCTCGCCGCCGCCACCGCGGTCGGCGTGCTGACCCTGGCCATGACGGCCTGTGACAGTCCCGAAGGCGAAAACGCCGGCGGCGACGGGGGCGAGGGCGGCGGGAGCGACGAGATCCGCGTCGGACTCGCCTACGACGTCGGCGGCCGGGGCGACCGGTCGTTCAACGACTCCGCCTACCGCGGCCTGCAGCGCGTCCAGGAGGAACTGGGCATCAGCGCTGACGACGTGCAGGACTTCGAGCCCAGCGAGGACGAGTCCGACGTCGACAAGGAGGAGCGGCTGAAGAACATGGCCGACCAGGGCTTCAACGTCATCATCGGGGTGGGCTACGCCTACACCGAGCCGATGCGCAACGTCGCGTCCGACGAGGCCTACTCCGACGTCCACTTCGCCATCGTCGACTCCGAGATCGAGGACCTGGACAACGTCACCAGCCTGGTCTTCACCGAGGAGCAGGCCTCCTTCCTGGCCGGCGCCGCCGCCGCGCTGAAGTCGGAGGAGGACCACATCGGCTTCGTCGGCGGTGTCGAGAACCCGCTGATCAAGAAGTTCGAGGCCGGCTATGTGGCCGGGGCCCGGGAGATCAACCCCGACATCGAGATCGAGATCTCCTACATCAGCCAGCCGCCGGACATGAGCGGGTTCTCCGACCCCGCCACCGGCCGCTCCACCGCCGAGGGCCAGTTCGACAGCGGCGCCGACGTGGTCTACCACGCGGCCGGCGCCTCGGGCAACGGCGTGCTGGAGGCCGCCGCCGAGGCCGAGCGGCTGTTCATCGGCGTCGACAGCGACCAGTACCAGACCGCCCCCGAGGACCAGCGGGAGTTCGTGCTGACCTCCGCCATCAAGCAGGTCGACACCGCGGTGTTCGAGTTCGTGCAGTCGGTGCAGGAGGGCGAGGAGCAGTCGGGCATCCAGCGCTTCGACCTGGAGAGCGGCGGCGTGGACTACTCCACCTCCAACGAGGAGGAGATCAGCGACATCCAGGACCGGCTGGACGAACTGAAGCAGCAGATCATCGACGGCGAGATCGAGGTCCCCACCGAGCCCTAG
- a CDS encoding ABC transporter ATP-binding protein, whose translation MSGAPPDGGEAPPAVRLRGITKRFPGVVANHDIDITVAPGTVHAIVGENGAGKSTLMKTLYGMHRPDEGTIAVNGETVRLNSPSDAIAHGIGMVHQHFMLADNLTVLENVVLGAEKQAGIGRAARARITALSEQYGLGVEPDRLMEELGVGQRQRVEILKVLYRGARIVILDEPTAVLVPQEVDELFDNLRELKREGLTVIFISHKLDEVLSVADTITVIRRGTTVATVDPAATSARELATLMVGGELPVPELRESTVTDRPMLAVRGLSVREPGGRRVVDDVSLTIRQGEIVGIAGVEGNGQSELIEAVMGMRPVEAGTVELDGTDITGWGTLAIREAGVGYVPEDRHRHGVLLESPLWENRILGHQGRPPNARGPWIDRRGARADTERIVAEYDVRTPGIDVIAEALSGGNQQKLIVGREMSGRPKVLVAAHPTRGVDVGAQAAIWGHLRRARGEGLAVLLVSADLDELIGMSDTLHVILRGRLVAQADPMTVTPEQLGSAMTGAGLEGASGAAEGEDGA comes from the coding sequence ATGAGCGGCGCACCACCGGACGGCGGGGAGGCACCTCCCGCCGTCCGCTTGCGTGGGATCACCAAGAGGTTTCCGGGGGTCGTGGCCAACCACGACATCGACATCACGGTGGCGCCGGGCACCGTCCACGCCATCGTGGGCGAGAACGGCGCCGGCAAGTCGACCCTGATGAAGACCCTCTACGGCATGCACCGGCCGGACGAGGGCACCATCGCCGTCAACGGCGAGACGGTGCGGCTGAACTCGCCCTCCGACGCGATCGCCCACGGGATCGGCATGGTGCACCAGCACTTCATGCTCGCCGACAACCTCACGGTGCTGGAGAACGTCGTACTGGGCGCCGAGAAGCAGGCCGGGATCGGCCGCGCCGCGCGCGCCCGGATCACCGCGCTGTCGGAGCAGTACGGCCTGGGCGTGGAGCCCGACCGCCTCATGGAGGAACTGGGGGTGGGCCAGCGCCAGCGCGTGGAGATCCTCAAGGTGCTCTACCGGGGCGCGCGGATCGTCATCCTGGACGAGCCCACCGCCGTGCTGGTGCCCCAGGAGGTCGACGAACTGTTCGACAACCTGCGCGAACTCAAGCGCGAGGGGCTGACGGTCATCTTCATCTCCCACAAGCTGGACGAGGTGCTGTCGGTCGCCGACACCATCACGGTGATCCGGCGCGGCACCACGGTGGCCACGGTCGACCCGGCCGCCACCAGCGCCCGCGAGCTGGCCACCCTGATGGTCGGCGGCGAGCTGCCCGTGCCCGAGCTGCGGGAGTCCACCGTCACCGACCGGCCGATGCTGGCGGTGCGCGGCCTGTCGGTGCGCGAGCCCGGCGGGCGCCGGGTGGTCGACGACGTGTCGCTGACGATCCGCCAGGGCGAGATCGTGGGCATCGCCGGTGTCGAGGGCAACGGCCAGTCGGAGCTGATCGAGGCCGTCATGGGCATGCGCCCGGTGGAGGCCGGAACGGTGGAGCTGGACGGCACCGACATCACGGGCTGGGGCACCCTGGCCATCCGCGAGGCCGGCGTGGGCTACGTCCCCGAGGACCGGCACCGCCACGGCGTGCTGCTGGAGTCGCCGCTGTGGGAGAACCGGATCCTGGGCCACCAGGGGCGGCCGCCCAACGCGCGCGGCCCCTGGATCGACCGCAGGGGCGCCCGCGCCGACACCGAGCGCATCGTCGCCGAGTACGACGTGCGCACCCCCGGCATCGACGTCATCGCCGAGGCGCTGAGCGGCGGCAACCAGCAGAAGCTGATCGTGGGCCGCGAGATGAGCGGCCGGCCCAAGGTGCTGGTGGCCGCGCACCCCACGCGCGGCGTGGACGTCGGCGCGCAGGCGGCCATCTGGGGGCACCTGCGGCGGGCCCGCGGCGAGGGGCTGGCGGTGCTGCTGGTCTCGGCCGACCTGGACGAGCTGATCGGGATGTCGGACACCCTGCACGTGATCCTGCGCGGCCGGCTGGTCGCCCAGGCCGACCCGATGACGGTGACCCCCGAGCAGCTGGGCTCGGCGATGACCGGCGCCGGGCTGGAGGGCGCCTCCGGCGCCGCCGAAGGCGAGGACGGCGCATGA